tACTGTATTAATAATAAGAGGAATATTTTAATAAGTTATTTTTTACTTGTCACTGCAAACTTGTGATTAAAACATGAACTAGCTGCTTGACATTATTCTGGCTAAGTAAGTTCAAACCCTGACGACAGAATCTAAGACAACGCTCAAGCTTGTAACTTCTAAAAACTAGAGAGATTGTCCTAcgtcagtggttcccaacccaTTTGGCTTGTGACCCCTCATCACAGGTAATGGCCTTGGTGTGGACATTAGAAGTTCAATCAAAGAGTGACTTTTCCcaaatttgtattattttcagaGATGAAATATACAGCACTtcaagagaaaaagtgaaaatgtcataaaatgaaatcattttgtgtaaatgaaatattgtatatttagTTTTCTTATCCCTTTAATCAATTTGTGACCCCTCAGGCTGGGAATCATTACCCTAGGTTTTGGGataatgtctttttatgtgaTAATGTTTTTTGGGCCACAAgtgtttctttcttgttctcACTGAAATTTTGAAAGTTATTACACAtccatgttttgtttgcagGAAAACAGGGTGTGGGTAAGCTTGAGGAATTCATGTCATTCAGTCTGCATAGAAATGTAGTATTTTGTGTGTCACTGGCATAGCTATGGAAATTTGCAATATGCTCTTCCTTATGGTAGTGATAAGAGCACTGCACCAAGGCAGCTCAGTAGGTCAGTACATGTTCTTGTACCATTTTCCTATTGACATTTCACTCTGTCTTTATATATGTACCTCAGCATTgttctgtgtgcgtgtgattCTGAGATACTCCTGCTCCAGTCGCTCCAGCTTCTCCAACTGAGCATGCTCAGTCACTGTGCCCGGCTGTCGATCAGGTAACTTGGCTGTATCCATGGAAACCTGACAGTTTCCAGGGGAACAATTAATACAGATCTACACATTTACTCACTCACACATGACAGGCCTTTTACTAACTAAGATATATCACAGCTTATGACACTTAGAAACTCTGGGGCTAACCTGCTGTCTGACCAGGCTGGTCCTGTCTGCCTTGGCATTCCGCAACATCTTTCTCATGTGATCCAGCTGTCGCTCCAGCTTCACACAGCGAGACTCCGCAGTGGCAAGGTGGGTGATCAACACTACaagaggacacagagaagagggagaggagaaaaaaataacaagatgcaaggaaatgaaagaagtcAATGAAAAGGTTACAACATTATTATCATCGGATCTTAACCATATACTCACCTTGGTTACAGTCGGATGGCTcactcatttctctctctgtgtcggCCTGATTATTTAAGAGTCTCTGTGTGACGTTCTCActctgtagatgtgtgtgtgatgcatcCTTTCCTACAGTTTGCAGACCAAGCTCTGGATGTCCTTTCTCCAACTCCAGCCTCCTGATCTTCTCCTGAAGGTTCCTCAAGGCAGATAAGATGGCTgcacatgaacatacacacatgaattgtgtgtgagagattaGATACAAGAGTGTGATGCATATAGGTATATACTGTTAGAGTTCAAACATATTCAGGCAGTGGTTACATGGTTACAGACAGTGTAATAAGATATGTTTTCATAGATGTCACTGAAGCTGAGACATTCAGGTAGTGCGGCATCGCGTTACACATGTAACCATGGAGCTCTGGAACACCACAATACCTGAACTGAGACATTGTAAAGTGAATACATCCCACACTGAGAGACAGatgcacaaattaaattaaCCTGCACTGCTGGTCTCTGGGAATGCCTTGCTGGGTGATGATGGGCGACATGGCTGATGTGTGCGTGCTCTACGTGTGTGATGCACAAGTGTGTTGATAAAGGGACGGTGGGCAGGATACTCTTTATAAGATGGCAGGGACAGGCTTTCAGATACTACTCCactgggtggtggtggtgctggaaAGAGCtcctgcaaagaaaaacatgcacaagCATCCACAGTAAATGGCGAATATTATACATCTCAAAGATATCTTCAATACTGATATCTTCAATATACGAATAAGGGAGATATTATAGTGCAGCAAGCCATCACATGCATGGGCAATAAATTAAGTGCAGAAAGGCTCCAACTGAACTTAACGTTACAGCATGATGTGTTTGTCCTGCTGAAGTCAAATACAACACATGACGGTAAAACTTTCCGGTCTGCAACATCAGCTGGTCTGAGTTGTAGCAACTGCTGCTAGGTATCTGTCCGTGTAGTCTAGCTAACTTTATGGCCAAtataaacagcagaaaacagattGTATTATTCTCAAAGTTAAGTTTAAAAATCCGGAAAAGCTACCTTCTCCCGCGTAACATCAGCAGCGGGTGTTTTTGACAGCGTCTCCATTGAAAGGCAGCCAATCCAGTTTGCCTCGCCTGTGCTGAACCACGGagtaaattatgaaaaatatgctaatgtcatttaaaagtgaaactatAGTGAACCCCTTTTAAATTACGACTGACAGCTTGCTAGCTAAGCCGTTTTCAGAGCTGCCAGTGCTAACATGGgttgtgaaaagaaaacatcacttGGCAAGACACACAACCCAGGGTTTTGAGGGGTTTGAATGATATTTATCGCAGCCTGGCCCGCTAGACGATGCGCACGTAGACGCTAGCACTATCTTTGAGAGACGGCGGTGTCACTCTATAactaaaacaaatgcacatcGCTTGCTAAACCGGAAGTGTAGTTTTTCCTCAGCCGAGAGTCTACCGTCTAGAACGGCGATGCTTCAGGGTAAAACTACAACAACCGTGAGCCATTTGTGAGGGTTCCGGAGAAGGTTTGCAAGACTTGCCGGGATTTTGTGGCAAGTTAGGTAGTTGTGATACTTCTGAGGAGGTGGGTGACACGCTATGATTTTTTCACCACGTACTTTATAACAAACAGTTGTCAAAGTTACACGGGCATATTAACTGTAGGTCAGACCAAACCAGTGTGTAAACACATGTTAAGTTCGTGATAGTTATTGCATTAATACGTTGCACCAATGAGCTTCTAGCATAAGATAAAGCTAACTCACCATCCTCGTTGTAAGTTAACGTACCATTCCGTTGCATGTTACTGTTAGCTACTACTTTACTAACAGATTAATAGTTAGCTAGCTATCACACAATATAATATAAGGCATTGTAATGTATCATGGAGTGTATTGTTTGGCGACCCTGGTATTATAAACGTGGCTTTCAACAGTAAGGCTTCTGTGACGTTTCTCgtttacttttacttacttaACCGTAATATGCGGCGATTTCTTGCTTTATCTAAATATATCAACGAAAGCTGTGTATTAGCATCTGAAAGGCACTTCTGTCATTTCTTAGATAAGATAATCAGGGCTAAATGTATTTTCCGCAGGAAAAGGCTTTTGGTGAGCACCTGTCTGGTGAAAAAAGATCTGTCATTTTCCCACATCATCATGTCCTCGGAGAAAACATTGTGAGTCAGTTTGAATTCTACTTTTTAATAACAAATGATCAAACTAAATATATTGTGATTGTGCTGGTTACTTATTAACAGAGCTGGTAAAATGTACAATGGCCATGTACAATGCTGTCTAATGTACAGGTATATCCAGGCAAGTTCAGAATGCTTTAATcttaatgctgtttttctttttattgatttcattcTGTGCTGTTCTTAGGGATGATGAGGATACCTTCAAGATCCTAATTGCTACAGATGTTCACCTTGGTTACCTAGAGAAGGATGCAATCCGTGGCAATGACTCTTATAACACACTGGATGAGATCTTAAAATGTGCTAAGACAAACCAGGTACATACATGTggattgatgtttttatataggAGGTCAAATGGATGATTCACCCTTAGATAAATATGTATATCTGTATCTGCTTGAATGGACAACCACAAAGACCAAAGTCTTAAATGCCCTCTGACTTCTTTATGCATATTGATTTGCTTGCAGGTAGATTTCATCCTGCTGGGTGGAGATTTGTTCCATGAGAACAAGCCATCACGGCGATGCCTCCACAACTGCATCACTATGCTCAGACAGTACTGCATGGGAGACACGCCCATACACTTCAACATCCTCAGTGACCAGACCATCAACTTCAACACAACCCAGTCagtgtctctttctttcattcctttCTACCATTGCAGTTGAATTAATggttttttaatgttgttttatttatgtcaaTGTGTTGTAGGTTCCCCTGGGTTAACTATCAGGATGAAAACCTGAACATTGCTATTCCTGTGTTTAGCATTCATGGCAACCATGATGACCCAACTGGGGTGAGTTCTTTCCAGCATTAGAGAAATGATTATGtcactgtgtatttgtttgggttttttttgtaatgttgtCCTTCTTTCCCCAAGGCTGAAGGTCTGTGTGCGCTTGATCTGCTAGGTGCTTCTGGTCTTATCAATCACTTCGGTCACTCCCAGTCAGTGGAGCGGATAGAGATTAGTCCCATTCTCATGCAGAAAGGCAACACCAGGTTGGCCTTATATGGTCTCGGtaagtgtgtattttttataatcTTTGTCTACATTCTTCTAGGGTTAATATGAAAGCGATGACTGAAAATTTTGTTTCACTCTgaattgtgtgcgtgtgtgggtttgtgtgtttcgTAGGTTCTATCCCAGATGAGCGCTTGTACAGGATGTTTGTCAACAACCAGGTAACCATGCTTCGCCCCAAAGAAGACCAAGATGAGTGGTTTAACCTCTTCACCATCCACcagaacaggtgtgtgtatgcatgtgtatgttgtTGGAAATCCATTAGGAGGGAAGACTATAAATTATAGTCTTATAATAACAcattatatattgttatattgttatgTCATTGAACATTAATGCGCTTTTAAGAAGGTGCATAATAGGTTGGCTCATGCTTTGTTCATAGATTGGTATGTTTTCAGTGCATTGATATAATGATATAAGTAAATCTTTACTACATTATCTAAAATGTTttaaggtttttgttttatctttcttgtttctgtgttcTGTCTAGGAGTAAGCACGGCCCCACAAACTATATTCCCGAGCAGTTCCTGGATGAATTTCTTGACCTGGTGGTGTGGGGTCACGAGCACGAATGTTTGATAGCACCATCCAGAAATGAGCAACAGCTCTTCTATGTGACCCAGCCTGGCAGTTCTGTAGCGACCTCCCTGTCCCCTGGAGAGGCTACCAAGAagtacaaataaacacacatacggTTAATGACAGTCTCCATATTCTAAGTGTTAACGTGATCAAGTAGCTAAACCACTGTTTTTGTGTATCTAGGCACATAGGGCTGCTGAGGGTAAAGGGTCGTAAGATGAACCTGCAAAAGATCCCCCTAAAGACGGTGCGTCAGTTCTTCATCCAGGATGTGGTGCTGGCTGACTATGAAGACCTCTTCACCCCTGATACACCCCAGGTCACAAAGAAGGTGGAGGACTTGTGCTATGCAAAGGTAAACCTATAGTCATCATTAAACATAAAGAGACAGTCTAAAACTTATTGCTCAgttgttttactttctttctgcTATTCTGTAGGTTGTAGAGATGTTAGAggaagctgagagagaaagacttgGATGTCCGCTCACCCCAGAGAAACCTCTTATTCGTCTGAGGGTAAGAAGGACACACTTGAAGCATGTGCACACAccttcacattcacacttgATTCTAATTCTGGAAACTTCATTGCCGTCACCAGGTGGACTACAGTGGAGGATTTGAGGCGTTCAACACCTCTCGCTTCAGTCAGAAGTTTGTGGACCGCGTGGCCAACCCAAAAGACATCATCCACTTTCTCAGACGGCGTGAGCAAAAGGAGGACATCAAAGGTCTGGCAGGGAGTTAATACATAGCTATGCAACTACAGTATACACCATAGATCGATATACTGTATTGTCTATTTGACTTCAATCTTTGTGCTTTTTAGATGAGGTCAATGTTGATTATGGCAAGCTGTTAAAAACCACAGCAGTTGAGGGGCTTAGAGTGGAGGACCTGGTTAAACAGTACTTCGAGGCAACCGAACAGGTACTGTACATACATGGGTTTACATTCACATATTGACAGGGCGTCATCACACTCATTTTCATCTactgtttttactttgtattCTATTGAAAAGTGTGTCTGCATATCTTCACAGACGGTACAGCTGTCCCTGCTGACCGAGCAGGGCATGGGGAAGGCCATTCAGGAGTTTGTAGACAAAGATGAGAAAGATGCCATCCAGGAGCTGATCACTTACCAGCTGGAGAAGACACAGCGCCACCTCCAGGCCAGAGGAGTAATTACAGAACAGGATATAGACGCAGAGGTAAGGAGTCGGGGCATGCACTGGAAATGGAGCAAATGATGTAAATATTCTATAATAGTAATGATAAACTTTATGAATACAGCAGTTTTTAATCAGTGTctatgtgttttaaaattttcaGATCAGACGATTCAGAGACTCCAAAAAGAACACAACTGAGGAGGAGAATGAAATCAAAGAGGTATGTGTGTGGAATGCgcacttctttctttctttcactctttcgTTTGCTCTTTATTTCACTCTCTATTTATTTCTCAGGCTATGAGCAGAGCCAAAGCTCACCGCTTGGAGCGTGGTGATGATCCTTTACACTCAGATATATCCAGCGAATTTGCTGATGTTGCTATGGACTCCGAAGAGGAATCAGCCCTATTCCCTCCCCCAACGCGAGGCCGAGGGCGAGGAGGCAGGGGACGGGGTGGccgagggagggggagaggtgaGTTGTCTTTTCCATTTGTTACAAATATGAAGTGAGAATAGAAGCGCAGAGAAATACACAGTGGTAAAAcagcacatttactcaagcattgtgcttaagtacaattttgggGTACTTCTACTTTACTTgagcatttccattttttactactttatacttccattctacatttatttgacagctttagtcaCTAGTTACCTTTTTAAGATGAATATTTTACATGGATTGAAGATATAACACACTTACTAAAATACAGcacattgttaaagattaaacctgtagtttccaacctttttggctgCTGACATCGTACAAAGAGTAGTTTGTACAGCAAAACAAAGAATACAATGAAGGTGTGCAGTTATTCCATCATTGTTCCACTGTTGTTCATCTGTTCTTTCAGGTGCAACTGGCTCTGAACCAAAGCCAGCCGGGCGGGGTCGTGCCCAGAAATCCTCAGCAACAACCCAAAGCAGAAGCATTATGCAAGGTAGGAGAGAGTGAgattatgtgtgtgagtgtagtgATCAGTAGACACACCATTATGGCAGACAGAGATATAGAGAATGTACAGCAATCTTATTTTACATTACCTCTTATTTTACCTGCTCCTcatctttcactttcttcttttgcttTCACCTCGACTCCTCCTTCAATGCACCTCTCGTCCTTCTTTACACCTCATTCTTCAGCATTTCAAGTTCCATCTCAGAAGTCGTCTCGGACTAGAGCCACCCCATCTTACACAGCAGATGAAGTAAGTTGAATGCCAGCGCACATGCAAAGTTAACACAAACATCTCCTTATTTTTAATCTGTATGTGATCTGTACCCTTTTTTATCCATCTTCAGGTGGCTATTGATGACTCAGATGAAGATATCTCAGTAATGAAAGCTGCCCGACCGCCTCCAAggtatgtttgtttctgtctacAGTGTGGTAGTCCAGCCTTTCAAGGGAGGAAAAAATGTAGTGACACACCGGGTATATATTCTTTCTCGTTTCTTTCCTCCGTCAGTGATATTTTGAAAActaacatattttgtttttacctggGTCTGGTTCTTGCTCACCACAGACCAGCATCGTCGTCGTCCTTCACTAAGTACAGCTCCCAGAGCCAGTCATCTCGAGGAGTTGCATTTGATGacagcgatgatgatgatgaggtaaCAAGAGATCAGGGAAAATGAGATGAGCATATACAGTATCTAGAGTGCTGGGATGCAAACTACTGTATAGTGGGATTATATGTAACCATATAGTTTTCTGGGAAttaaaactcctgaattcctgaTATCTTCtatttataacatttcatacaaaaatTGTAACCCCTACACTTAAAACTACATAAtccattttatattatttatattttaattcaaaaattTTACTTGATTATCTTATCTTAATTTTCcatcttcatctctttttttcttgcttcagGATAACCCATTCAAAGGCCCCACCCATCGTTCACGGAGATAACCATAAATGCATCTATGCATGAAATTCTTGTTAATGTTGATGATTTTCCAAAAAATCTGTAATTGAAAATTTGGAAGTTAGCGGCTGCAGTGTTCTGAAGGACTTCAAAGTGCATGTTTCAATTTTCTCAGCACCTAGTCTTCCTAATGCAGAGAATAAATAATTACGTTGGTAAGCTACTGTTGCTGAGGGTGAAACTATCCATTGATCTGTTTTGGTGAAAAGTCTAGGCTAAAGGCTATTAGGGGGCAATGTGGACGTGGCTTTCAGACAAGACCTACTGTACATGGTCTGCACATCCTCATTTGCTAGCCCCCAGCTCGACCTACCAAATGATCTGCTACTGCGCATCATCACTGATCGGTGTTGGGTTTTGTTGCTGGCCTTTGTGGTATTCTGATATTCAGgaataataaatgatttttcatatattttcaaccgtttctttgtttttgagtaATGGTCTATGTCTCCCTCTCAAAGGTTGTGGCTGCAAAGTCATAGAAAACCATGTGTTGGGTGTTAAACCATGGAACATGGTATAGCAAAGTCCAAGGCTTAGGGTGACAGTAGAACAATCATATTATATTGGTGTTAAAAACTTGCTGCATTGCATTTATCACAATTAGGATCTTACAAAGATGCTGCATAGCAAGGAAGATATTTGAGACAACTTCGTTTTTTAAGTTATAATCTAACATTACAAtacattgttttacattttaaggtATGTTCCAGGCTTCCACAGATTGAAATTTTACACTTTATATAATGATTTACGTGTTCCCTTTTGTTAACGTTGGGTCAGAGGGTATGTGCATTGGGAGGACGACACTGAATGGAACAAAGTGAGATCCAGTTTCCAGTCCATACACTTGCAAAGAATATCAAGTCAGTTGTCCAACGgccaagaaaaaggaaaacgtctttattatatttacaatgTATTTACACGCATATAATAATCAACATGTACCATATATACAGTCGAATGTTGAATGCTGTGCCATTCACCATACTGTGTTCACCACACCTCGAATTTCCGCTCACTTCCAGCTATtttataatatacagtacacagtacGTTAcccatcattttaaaattcagaaGTGCCAATTTATTGTTATCTTGTTTTGGTCTCTACGGAGCAGAGGATGATAAAAAACTAGTTTGATGTATTTTACTTTGCCACAAATGGAATGATTACTTTAGGAGGTTACATTTATATCCTTTTAGCTCTGAAGGCAAAAACTCCACCACTCTGAATATTCAATGGTGAGAGTTTTCTGAAGGCACACTGGATATCTGATTGAACTTTGAGACACAGTGTAGAGGCACCATGAACACATAACAGTGGGATTTTATAGTCTTCAGTGCATTATTATACTACATATCaatctgcacacacagtaaGGTCAAGTAATTCTCCCTTTCCACTTAAATTGCTCATGTCAACCATTCCATGGTCAAAGGCAAGCACACCGTctgtgctgtaaaaaaaaaaaaaaaaaaaaaaaagtgcattttccCTGTAAGGGATACAAATCAGATCAACTGACTCAGTAATATAAATGCATTTAACTGACTGGACTGGTCACTTCAACGATTTGGTGATAATAACCTGAGGCTTCACACTGACTTCTGTTGGCATTAGTATACCACAGGTCTGACACCCACCCTTTCCTCACCATATGAACCCTCATAACACATTGCACATCTAAAAATCATAGCATATAGTCATCAAGTACATTATGTCTGAGTTCTGCC
The Seriola aureovittata isolate HTS-2021-v1 ecotype China chromosome 4, ASM2101889v1, whole genome shotgun sequence genome window above contains:
- the mre11a gene encoding double-strand break repair protein MRE11; this translates as MSSEKTLDDEDTFKILIATDVHLGYLEKDAIRGNDSYNTLDEILKCAKTNQVDFILLGGDLFHENKPSRRCLHNCITMLRQYCMGDTPIHFNILSDQTINFNTTQFPWVNYQDENLNIAIPVFSIHGNHDDPTGAEGLCALDLLGASGLINHFGHSQSVERIEISPILMQKGNTRLALYGLGSIPDERLYRMFVNNQVTMLRPKEDQDEWFNLFTIHQNRSKHGPTNYIPEQFLDEFLDLVVWGHEHECLIAPSRNEQQLFYVTQPGSSVATSLSPGEATKKHIGLLRVKGRKMNLQKIPLKTVRQFFIQDVVLADYEDLFTPDTPQVTKKVEDLCYAKVVEMLEEAERERLGCPLTPEKPLIRLRVDYSGGFEAFNTSRFSQKFVDRVANPKDIIHFLRRREQKEDIKDEVNVDYGKLLKTTAVEGLRVEDLVKQYFEATEQTVQLSLLTEQGMGKAIQEFVDKDEKDAIQELITYQLEKTQRHLQARGVITEQDIDAEIRRFRDSKKNTTEEENEIKEAMSRAKAHRLERGDDPLHSDISSEFADVAMDSEEESALFPPPTRGRGRGGRGRGGRGRGRGATGSEPKPAGRGRAQKSSATTQSRSIMQAFQVPSQKSSRTRATPSYTADEVAIDDSDEDISVMKAARPPPRPASSSSFTKYSSQSQSSRGVAFDDSDDDDEDNPFKGPTHRSRR